The Desulfosporosinus acidiphilus SJ4 genome has a window encoding:
- the addA gene encoding helicase-exonuclease AddAB subunit AddA encodes MSKPSWTAEQRTAINLRGQLLVAAAAGSGKTAVLVERIIKQITEIDNHVNVDGFLVVTFTKAAANEMKERIGKALDEALFQEQDFKQVEHLLQQRALLQRANITTLHSFCLELIRKYFYVLDLDPAFRVADEAEITLLRQDVVEALFEERYDCEDPDFIALIDAFGSDRDDLAVMEHTLRIFDFAQSQTNPLEWLKTLDQAYLWDDLETMMQSEWGQSIRQGLLDSIEEVYSLLKNAEQITQKPEGPVQYAETLQDDLNRVGLLKQLMNSSSWTRIESQVQETAMFPKLSSARSKGDKELQEECKKLRDEAKKKMNALKNELFSYPHERQLQDFKPMARIAQSMGQLVLDFSRNYAGAKRQRNILDFSDLEHFALRLLEEEDKPTLAAQGIKDFFTEVLVDEYQDINPVQERILQLVSRQEVSPNLFMVGDVKQSIYRFRMADPGLFLNKYQNLPHWNPESQVDASVPVKMVIDLNRNFRSRQEIVDGVNFLFRQIMTQGSGEISYDDQAALQYGASFVKGQDSISTAEGPIEVHLINLKSVKASWNKENVSQGISQSSDEVSNQEFSNQESSQEEFDKARIEARFVSERIQTLVEGSEFHIYDKKLGNFRPVQYSDIVVLMRSYSAVAPVYVEEFQKANIPVYAETSTGYFGASEVEIILSLLKVIDNPHQDIPLAAVLRSPLVGLNGLELGKLRMVLPEGDFYEALTLSVWAGLDEDHLSEDNQEIFSQVLNLYNHHILSRIKKAQDLLASAPGLSEKIVDFWTKLQSWRTQSRRLSLSELLWALYEETGYFTYVGTLPAGVQRQANLRVLYDRAKGFEATRYRGLFRFLRFLERFQGQGKDMGSARALGENENVVRLITVHASKGLEFPVVFVVGLGRSFNSRSLNGKLLLHSELGLGMPIIDVENNVRYPSLIQYAVQQRLAQESLAEELRILYVALTRAKERLFLYGNVENLDSALLKWRRICDWQDVSLPEELLRNAKSFLDWIIPALARHPLVDLGQGQDHTIITLPESNSAWEIFFHHNLESEQEMNHQDSPKPVSETEGEETGCEKRGIEEVKEPTKELAKEEVVDESTENLTPEQWFYEIDRRLRWKYPHPVSLVAKTSVSELKRQYNWYVDDETSQHESISTRGDQILRPKFLQTSHSLTAAERGTALHTVMQHLPFREWSTDWAVLNSAEQTIKIVELLNLLQDRDILNDEQKNSIEPPKIVQLLNTPLGLRLFCSERVLRELPFTLTFTPQKQAQTNILVQGVIDVVMIRKNGQEFSAEILDYKTDALVGRNEKPPEQLLIDRYALQLTLYALAIEKLMGIGVTQCSLYSFSLGREVIIPNSLCLEIRQTMENQLFL; translated from the coding sequence ATGAGTAAGCCATCTTGGACAGCAGAACAACGTACGGCAATTAATCTACGCGGCCAACTTTTAGTGGCTGCCGCTGCCGGTTCCGGAAAAACCGCTGTGTTAGTTGAACGGATTATAAAACAAATTACAGAGATAGATAATCACGTTAATGTGGATGGGTTTCTTGTGGTTACCTTCACCAAAGCTGCCGCAAATGAGATGAAAGAGAGGATTGGCAAAGCCCTTGATGAGGCCCTGTTCCAAGAGCAAGACTTTAAGCAAGTTGAACATCTCCTCCAGCAGCGAGCTTTACTCCAGAGAGCCAATATAACCACCCTGCACTCATTCTGTTTAGAATTAATTAGAAAGTATTTTTACGTGCTGGATCTGGACCCGGCATTTCGAGTCGCTGATGAAGCAGAGATCACACTCCTGCGTCAGGATGTGGTGGAAGCTCTCTTTGAAGAACGTTATGATTGTGAAGACCCGGACTTTATAGCGCTCATTGATGCCTTCGGCTCAGACCGGGATGATCTGGCAGTAATGGAACACACACTCCGTATTTTCGATTTTGCCCAAAGTCAAACAAACCCCTTGGAATGGCTAAAGACCCTTGACCAAGCCTATCTCTGGGATGATTTGGAAACCATGATGCAGAGTGAGTGGGGACAATCCATTCGACAGGGACTCCTGGATTCCATTGAGGAAGTCTATAGTCTTCTGAAAAATGCTGAACAAATTACCCAAAAGCCGGAGGGACCTGTTCAATATGCAGAAACCTTGCAAGATGACCTTAATCGTGTTGGCCTCTTGAAACAGCTAATGAACTCAAGTTCCTGGACTAGGATAGAATCTCAAGTTCAAGAAACCGCTATGTTTCCCAAACTGTCATCTGCTCGCTCCAAAGGGGATAAAGAATTACAAGAAGAATGCAAAAAGCTTCGTGATGAGGCCAAGAAAAAAATGAATGCCCTTAAAAACGAACTTTTCTCATATCCTCATGAGCGCCAATTGCAAGATTTTAAACCTATGGCAAGAATAGCTCAATCGATGGGCCAATTGGTCTTGGATTTCTCTCGGAACTATGCTGGGGCTAAAAGACAACGTAACATTCTGGATTTTTCGGATCTTGAACATTTTGCCCTGCGCCTACTCGAAGAAGAGGACAAACCTACTTTAGCAGCTCAAGGAATTAAAGACTTTTTTACAGAAGTTCTCGTTGATGAATACCAAGATATCAATCCAGTACAAGAACGGATTTTGCAGTTGGTGTCTCGTCAGGAAGTGTCCCCGAACCTTTTTATGGTTGGGGACGTTAAACAGAGCATCTATCGTTTTCGCATGGCAGATCCCGGTCTGTTTCTGAATAAGTATCAAAACTTGCCTCATTGGAATCCAGAATCTCAGGTTGATGCGTCTGTGCCTGTCAAAATGGTTATCGATTTGAACCGAAATTTTCGCAGCCGCCAAGAAATTGTAGACGGTGTTAATTTTCTGTTCCGCCAGATCATGACTCAAGGTTCCGGAGAAATATCCTATGATGATCAAGCAGCTTTGCAGTATGGAGCTTCTTTTGTCAAAGGACAAGATTCAATTTCTACAGCTGAGGGCCCAATAGAAGTCCATCTTATAAATCTAAAGAGTGTGAAAGCCTCTTGGAATAAAGAAAACGTGTCTCAGGGAATAAGTCAAAGTTCTGACGAAGTCTCGAATCAAGAATTCTCCAATCAAGAATCTTCTCAGGAAGAATTCGACAAAGCTAGAATTGAAGCACGCTTTGTCAGCGAACGGATTCAAACCCTTGTAGAAGGCTCCGAGTTTCATATCTATGATAAGAAATTGGGAAATTTCCGTCCGGTACAATATTCCGACATCGTAGTCTTAATGCGCTCCTATTCAGCAGTGGCTCCAGTCTACGTAGAGGAATTTCAGAAAGCAAACATTCCCGTGTATGCAGAAACATCAACGGGTTACTTCGGGGCAAGTGAAGTAGAAATAATCCTTTCTCTTCTTAAAGTCATTGATAATCCGCATCAGGATATTCCTCTGGCAGCAGTTCTGCGTTCTCCTCTGGTGGGCCTTAACGGACTTGAACTTGGTAAACTGCGCATGGTACTTCCGGAAGGAGATTTTTACGAGGCCTTGACACTTTCTGTTTGGGCCGGTTTAGATGAGGATCATCTTTCCGAAGATAACCAAGAGATTTTTTCACAGGTTCTAAATCTTTATAACCATCATATATTGTCTCGAATTAAAAAAGCCCAAGACTTATTAGCTTCAGCTCCCGGTTTAAGTGAGAAAATTGTTGACTTCTGGACAAAGCTGCAAAGCTGGCGGACTCAGTCACGCCGTTTGTCACTGTCTGAACTTCTCTGGGCCCTCTATGAAGAAACCGGGTATTTTACTTATGTGGGAACGCTGCCTGCTGGGGTTCAGCGTCAGGCCAATCTTCGAGTGCTTTATGACAGGGCTAAAGGTTTTGAAGCCACAAGATACCGGGGGTTATTCCGCTTCCTTAGATTTTTAGAACGATTTCAGGGCCAGGGGAAGGATATGGGCAGCGCCCGTGCGCTGGGAGAAAATGAAAATGTTGTCCGCTTAATCACAGTCCATGCCAGTAAAGGACTGGAATTTCCTGTTGTCTTCGTAGTCGGTCTGGGGCGAAGCTTTAATTCAAGAAGCCTGAATGGAAAGCTGCTTCTTCACTCCGAGTTAGGTTTGGGCATGCCTATCATTGATGTTGAGAACAATGTGCGTTATCCGTCGTTAATCCAATATGCTGTACAGCAGCGTCTGGCTCAAGAGTCGTTAGCCGAAGAGCTGCGTATCCTTTATGTTGCTCTGACCCGTGCCAAAGAACGATTGTTCCTCTACGGCAATGTGGAAAACTTGGACAGCGCTCTTCTCAAGTGGCGGCGAATTTGTGACTGGCAAGATGTTTCACTGCCCGAGGAATTGCTCCGAAATGCCAAGTCCTTTCTTGATTGGATTATCCCCGCATTGGCTCGTCATCCTTTAGTTGACTTAGGCCAGGGGCAAGACCATACGATCATAACTCTTCCTGAGTCCAATTCTGCGTGGGAAATCTTCTTTCATCATAATTTGGAATCCGAACAAGAGATGAATCATCAAGACAGTCCTAAACCGGTCTCTGAAACGGAAGGGGAGGAAACTGGCTGCGAAAAGCGTGGTATTGAGGAAGTTAAAGAACCAACAAAAGAATTGGCTAAAGAAGAAGTTGTTGATGAATCCACAGAAAATTTAACCCCTGAACAATGGTTTTATGAAATCGACCGCCGTTTACGTTGGAAATATCCTCACCCGGTTAGTCTGGTTGCCAAAACAAGTGTTTCAGAATTAAAGCGCCAGTATAATTGGTATGTTGATGATGAAACTTCTCAACATGAGAGTATCTCTACGAGAGGGGATCAAATTCTGCGACCGAAGTTTCTCCAGACGTCACATTCCTTGACGGCAGCAGAACGTGGGACTGCCTTGCATACAGTGATGCAGCATTTGCCCTTTAGAGAATGGAGTACCGATTGGGCAGTTTTAAACTCAGCCGAGCAGACGATAAAAATTGTTGAATTACTAAACCTTTTGCAAGACAGAGATATTCTAAACGATGAACAAAAGAACAGTATCGAACCGCCTAAAATTGTTCAACTGCTGAATACGCCTCTCGGATTACGGCTGTTCTGTTCGGAACGGGTTCTTAGAGAACTGCCTTTCACGTTAACGTTTACTCCCCAAAAACAAGCTCAAACGAATATCTTAGTTCAAGGTGTCATAGATGTAGTTATGATCCGGAAGAACGGTCAAGAATTTTCTGCTGAAATTCTTGATTACAAAACAGACGCTTTGGTGGGAAGAAACGAAAAGCCCCCTGAACAACTTCTCATCGATCGGTACGCCCTGCAACTGACCCTTTATGCTTTGGCCATTGAAAAGCTTATGGGCATTGGAGTTACTCAATGTTCACTCTATTCGTTTTCCTTAGGGAGAGAAGTTATCATTCCAAATTCACTTTGTCTGGAAATACGGCAAACGATGGAAAATCAACTATTCCTATGA
- the addB gene encoding helicase-exonuclease AddAB subunit AddB, translating into MSLRLIIGRAGSGKSSLCLEEIRSELREQSWGDPIIFLVPEQASYQMEVALANSPELAGSLRAQVLSFRRMGWRVFAETGGGNKIMIGATGKRMLLRRILLKHRLELKAFARSATRPGMADLLAKTIGEFKTYRIAPHDLRDVKNPHELLENKLFDLALIYEEFQVSLGQAVRDPDDELSLLAAKIPQAPLIQAAKVWIDGFIGFTPQELEVLKQLITTAANVVVTIPLDPDLLSEVRDTEGTLKIGEEFFTGPWQTYQALQRLAIETGVQVQPPSILAATKRFQHPWLYHLEKYYFSYPTTPFSETYTSNLPTESPTFNESTLIPGPGIEIISAVNRRAEIEGIARELRNYARDEGLCWKDMSVMTRDLSGYQDLISQVFTSYEIPFYIDHKHTILHHPFIELVLSILEVVSGNWAYEPLFRCLKTDFFPLQRDDIDRLENYSLEHGINGGSWSSKAPWRYHRQWSLGQNEEQRDRELKIEAQLNSSRLIIYQHIFPLYEALTNRDNKEAITVREITETLFSFLEKLEVPATLKRWADHSQTEGKLSEARLHDQLWAAVIQVFDEIVTGLGDEILELEDYNLILASGIEALEIGQIPPGIDQVLVGSLDRSRNPEVRIQFILGANEGILPARPGFEGVFDAEEREELEKEGVSLAPKGKAQMYEEQFFIYMALTRAREKLVISYPLTDEEGKALTESPVIPRLKQLFLISENFLGNQEALELISHADSALQYYAGQLRNPERSEHTSPIWKAAELWLSQDPQHRRKLTYIQSSLTAKNQEQRIPRPIARRLYGKQLKASVSRLEQFSKCPFGHFAHYGLKLHERPTYQLTRPNMGEFFHTLLHDFALQLQERNLDWGKLTKEESWGLISELADQLAPKLQHEILLSNARYRYITHKLKRTVHHAVRVLAEHARRGVFLPIQLEVKFGPNGTLPGVEVPLSGGDSLVLSGQIDRVDAAFLNGQVYLRILDYKSREQTLALDTIYYGLNLQLLTYLSVALQGAEVLLNTVDLSALKDQESPKTLPPTLPAGFLYFPVLEPQLDEKAPLSAEEAEERRLKAIKISGYLLADPHVLEAMDASFAAGQSDILGLKLNKDGSFRKGANVLTEEQFSMLQNYLFHTLRQTGEDILGGEISLYPYRRGKSTGCQYCSYRPVCHFDPYLPENQYRDLRPLNQEELWDRLESISSPASVADRPAKGVLNWLEGEDFDE; encoded by the coding sequence TTGAGTCTCCGATTGATTATTGGCCGGGCAGGCAGCGGTAAAAGCTCACTCTGTCTGGAGGAAATACGCAGTGAACTTCGGGAGCAGTCGTGGGGGGACCCCATAATCTTTCTTGTTCCCGAACAGGCAAGCTATCAGATGGAAGTGGCTCTGGCCAATTCGCCTGAATTGGCAGGAAGTTTGCGAGCACAAGTTTTGAGCTTCCGCAGGATGGGCTGGCGGGTTTTTGCCGAAACCGGGGGCGGAAATAAGATAATGATCGGAGCTACGGGCAAACGAATGCTTCTGCGGCGGATTCTCCTCAAACATCGTCTGGAGCTGAAGGCCTTTGCCCGTTCGGCAACTCGCCCCGGAATGGCCGATCTTCTTGCCAAAACTATTGGGGAATTTAAAACCTATCGCATCGCTCCTCATGACTTACGTGACGTTAAAAACCCCCATGAACTATTGGAGAATAAACTTTTTGACTTAGCCCTGATTTATGAGGAATTTCAAGTATCCCTCGGACAAGCCGTAAGGGATCCCGACGATGAGCTTTCCCTTTTGGCAGCAAAGATACCGCAAGCCCCGCTTATTCAGGCAGCTAAAGTTTGGATTGATGGTTTCATTGGTTTTACGCCTCAGGAACTGGAGGTTTTAAAACAACTTATAACAACTGCCGCCAATGTTGTGGTAACAATTCCTCTTGACCCTGACCTTTTGAGTGAAGTGCGAGATACCGAAGGAACTTTAAAAATAGGGGAAGAGTTTTTTACAGGTCCATGGCAAACCTATCAAGCTCTGCAGCGATTGGCTATTGAAACGGGAGTTCAAGTTCAACCTCCGTCAATTCTGGCGGCCACAAAACGCTTTCAGCATCCTTGGCTTTACCATTTAGAAAAGTATTATTTTTCTTATCCAACAACCCCTTTTTCTGAAACTTATACTTCGAATCTACCTACAGAGTCTCCCACGTTTAATGAGTCTACCCTTATACCAGGTCCTGGAATTGAGATAATATCCGCCGTCAACCGGCGGGCGGAAATCGAGGGAATTGCCCGAGAATTACGTAACTATGCCCGGGATGAAGGATTATGTTGGAAGGACATGTCTGTCATGACACGTGATCTTTCGGGGTATCAGGATTTAATATCTCAAGTGTTTACTTCCTACGAAATTCCTTTTTATATTGATCATAAACACACCATACTTCACCATCCTTTCATAGAATTGGTGCTCTCAATTCTGGAAGTAGTTTCAGGTAATTGGGCTTATGAACCTCTTTTTCGCTGCTTAAAGACCGATTTTTTCCCGTTGCAAAGGGATGATATTGATCGTTTGGAAAACTATAGTCTTGAACATGGCATCAATGGCGGAAGCTGGAGCAGTAAGGCGCCCTGGCGCTACCATCGACAATGGTCACTTGGTCAAAATGAGGAACAGCGTGATCGTGAGTTAAAAATCGAAGCTCAGTTAAATAGCTCTAGGTTAATTATTTACCAACATATTTTTCCTCTTTATGAAGCGCTGACGAATAGGGATAATAAGGAAGCTATAACGGTTCGCGAGATTACGGAAACCCTGTTTTCTTTTTTAGAGAAACTCGAAGTGCCCGCAACCTTGAAACGCTGGGCTGATCATTCTCAAACTGAAGGGAAGCTGAGCGAAGCCAGACTGCACGATCAGCTTTGGGCCGCAGTGATCCAGGTATTCGATGAAATCGTTACCGGCTTAGGTGACGAAATTTTAGAACTTGAGGATTATAATTTAATTCTTGCTTCCGGAATTGAGGCGCTGGAAATCGGGCAAATTCCACCCGGAATTGATCAGGTCCTCGTGGGATCTTTAGATCGCTCACGAAATCCTGAAGTGCGTATTCAATTTATTCTCGGTGCTAATGAAGGAATTCTGCCGGCAAGACCAGGTTTTGAAGGCGTTTTTGATGCTGAAGAACGGGAGGAATTGGAGAAAGAAGGTGTTTCTCTCGCTCCGAAAGGGAAAGCACAGATGTATGAGGAACAATTTTTTATCTATATGGCTTTAACCAGAGCAAGAGAGAAGTTAGTGATCTCCTATCCTTTGACAGATGAAGAGGGAAAGGCTCTTACGGAATCCCCAGTAATTCCGCGTTTAAAACAGCTTTTCTTAATTTCCGAGAACTTTCTGGGCAATCAGGAGGCTTTAGAACTTATCTCTCATGCGGATTCCGCTCTTCAATACTATGCAGGTCAGCTGCGCAATCCAGAACGGAGTGAGCATACATCGCCCATTTGGAAAGCAGCCGAATTATGGTTGAGCCAAGATCCTCAACATCGGCGGAAACTGACCTATATTCAGTCGAGCCTCACTGCGAAAAATCAAGAACAACGGATTCCGCGTCCAATAGCTCGCCGTCTCTATGGTAAGCAATTAAAGGCAAGTGTCTCCCGTTTAGAACAATTCTCCAAGTGCCCTTTCGGACATTTTGCCCATTACGGTCTGAAGCTCCATGAACGTCCCACATATCAGCTTACCCGTCCAAATATGGGAGAATTCTTTCACACTCTTTTACATGATTTCGCTCTTCAGCTGCAAGAGAGAAACTTAGATTGGGGCAAATTAACGAAAGAAGAGTCTTGGGGCCTTATTAGTGAATTAGCGGATCAGTTAGCGCCTAAGCTGCAGCATGAAATTCTTCTAAGCAATGCCCGCTATCGCTACATCACCCATAAACTTAAGCGCACTGTCCATCATGCAGTGCGTGTACTGGCGGAACATGCCCGGCGAGGAGTATTCCTCCCAATCCAGTTGGAAGTTAAATTCGGTCCGAATGGGACACTTCCCGGGGTTGAGGTTCCTCTATCAGGAGGAGATTCATTAGTTTTATCCGGACAAATTGATCGTGTCGACGCTGCCTTTTTAAACGGGCAAGTATATTTGCGAATCCTTGATTATAAATCCAGAGAACAAACGTTAGCTCTGGATACAATTTACTACGGTCTTAATCTTCAATTACTTACTTATTTAAGTGTTGCCCTCCAAGGTGCGGAGGTCTTGTTGAATACCGTTGACCTTTCAGCTCTTAAAGATCAAGAAAGTCCCAAGACTTTACCGCCAACCTTGCCTGCCGGTTTTCTTTATTTTCCTGTCCTTGAACCTCAGCTTGATGAAAAAGCCCCTCTTAGTGCGGAAGAAGCGGAAGAACGGCGTCTTAAAGCAATTAAAATCAGCGGCTATTTATTAGCGGACCCCCATGTTTTAGAAGCAATGGACGCTTCCTTTGCTGCCGGACAATCCGATATACTAGGCTTGAAATTAAATAAAGATGGTTCGTTCAGAAAAGGCGCCAATGTTCTGACAGAAGAACAGTTTTCAATGCTGCAGAACTATCTTTTTCATACTCTCCGTCAGACAGGTGAGGATATTCTTGGAGGGGAAATTTCCTTATATCCCTACCGACGGGGTAAGAGTACAGGCTGCCAGTATTGCTCCTATCGCCCAGTATGTCACTTTGACCCCTATCTTCCGGAAAATCAATATCGAGATTTGCGGCCATTAAACCAAGAAGAACTTTGGGACCGTTTAGAAAGCATTAGTTCTCCTGCCTCGGTTGCAGACAGACCGGCAAAAGGAGTTTTAAATTGGCTGGAAGGAGAAGACTTTGATGAGTAA
- a CDS encoding polysaccharide deacetylase family protein has protein sequence MIFCVLTRRKIIISCFFMIIFGIIAFSSAHSLTAPSIVRAPGTYYMAHTQEKVVALTFDDGPNPIDTPKIMEILKEKKVRATFFVLGQAVKEYPDLVKRLVSEGHEIGNHSYDHDYKQRQLLREIGQTDAAVYAACGTHTYFYRPPGGCITKEQLDSIKKNGQVVVLWSVDSKDWRDPGVNQIVKNVMDHVFPGAIILMHDGGYRRTQTVKALATVIDSLKSEGYRIVTLSELKALDNELK, from the coding sequence ATGATTTTTTGTGTACTAACTCGACGGAAAATAATCATTTCCTGTTTTTTTATGATCATTTTCGGAATCATTGCCTTTAGCTCTGCCCATTCATTAACGGCTCCCTCCATAGTACGTGCACCGGGTACCTATTATATGGCTCATACACAAGAAAAAGTTGTAGCGCTAACCTTCGATGATGGGCCTAATCCTATTGACACACCGAAAATCATGGAAATTCTCAAAGAAAAAAAAGTACGGGCAACGTTTTTTGTTTTGGGTCAGGCTGTTAAGGAATATCCTGATTTAGTAAAACGCTTAGTAAGTGAAGGCCATGAAATCGGAAATCACAGCTACGATCATGATTATAAGCAAAGGCAGCTTTTGCGAGAAATAGGTCAAACAGACGCTGCAGTTTATGCAGCATGCGGAACTCACACTTATTTCTATCGACCACCGGGAGGCTGTATAACAAAAGAACAACTGGACAGCATCAAGAAGAACGGACAGGTAGTGGTTCTTTGGAGTGTTGATAGTAAAGATTGGCGCGATCCTGGAGTAAATCAAATTGTTAAAAATGTTATGGATCATGTTTTCCCAGGAGCGATTATTCTCATGCACGACGGCGGATACCGTCGCACTCAAACAGTTAAGGCCTTAGCAACTGTTATTGATTCCCTTAAAAGCGAAGGCTATCGAATTGTTACTCTAAGTGAATTAAAAGCGCTCGATAATGAGTTGAAATAA
- a CDS encoding GGDEF domain-containing protein encodes MTGKNKNHWRIQTLWASGSPHNLIWTFSMICLMFCLASIIIILGDKSIFLISLFFLITALVALYSPWEYMLIQVLFASGLTFLIFYENSLRLTLLQWFLYTFVYLLIGIAVNREIYSIRQFQRHETEMSALSNISASLTKTLDLCELTNQVVDEIFSLFQADGCTIFLMEEEKKSLRVISARESRNDPVILTSILHSQPRVGFGMVGWVAATGESILSGDAEHDPRAIHIPGTPYDDESVMGIPLQLEGETFGVLWIYTLSLNAFNKEDLQLAQIFANQVSVALANARLYEHVRCLSETDSLTGLLNSRSLSDLTERAISHAKATQGNVSLLFIDCDNFKGINDQFGHPVGDQFLRFFATLLLEGVREGDAVVRYAGDEFVILLPNTNLDAAISIAERLIENTRAKSMENNPLLHTTISVGLASYPQHALVAEDLIKHADDALYVSKRNGKNQLTVYNSDTKTKTMSQQNS; translated from the coding sequence ATGACGGGCAAGAACAAGAATCACTGGAGAATTCAAACGTTATGGGCTTCCGGCTCTCCGCATAATTTGATTTGGACTTTTAGCATGATTTGCTTAATGTTTTGTCTGGCGAGTATTATTATTATCCTAGGTGATAAAAGCATCTTTTTAATTTCGCTTTTTTTCCTGATTACGGCTTTAGTGGCACTCTATTCTCCTTGGGAATATATGCTAATACAAGTTCTATTTGCCTCCGGCTTAACATTTCTCATTTTTTATGAAAATTCACTACGCCTCACCCTTCTTCAATGGTTTCTCTATACGTTTGTTTATCTTTTAATTGGGATTGCAGTGAACAGGGAAATTTATTCCATCCGTCAATTTCAGCGCCATGAAACAGAAATGTCGGCGTTATCGAACATCTCTGCTTCGCTGACGAAAACGCTGGATTTATGTGAATTAACGAATCAAGTCGTAGACGAGATATTTTCATTATTTCAAGCCGATGGCTGCACTATTTTCCTAATGGAAGAAGAAAAAAAATCGTTACGAGTCATTAGCGCACGTGAAAGTCGAAACGATCCTGTAATTCTAACCAGCATTTTGCATAGCCAACCTCGAGTAGGTTTTGGCATGGTAGGCTGGGTAGCGGCTACCGGGGAATCCATTCTTTCCGGCGATGCCGAACACGATCCTAGGGCTATCCACATTCCTGGTACTCCCTATGATGATGAATCGGTGATGGGAATTCCGCTTCAACTGGAAGGGGAAACCTTTGGGGTTCTCTGGATTTATACCCTTAGTTTAAATGCCTTTAACAAAGAGGATCTGCAATTAGCCCAGATATTTGCCAACCAGGTGAGTGTGGCATTGGCAAACGCCCGCTTATACGAACATGTACGCTGCCTATCAGAAACGGACAGCCTAACCGGCCTTTTAAATTCTCGTTCGCTTTCGGATTTAACAGAGCGGGCCATAAGCCATGCAAAAGCTACCCAGGGGAATGTTTCGCTTCTTTTTATTGATTGCGATAACTTTAAGGGAATTAACGATCAGTTTGGTCATCCCGTGGGGGATCAATTCTTGCGTTTTTTTGCAACACTCTTGCTTGAAGGGGTAAGAGAAGGGGATGCTGTAGTACGCTACGCGGGAGATGAATTTGTTATTCTCTTGCCTAATACCAATCTAGATGCTGCGATCAGCATCGCAGAACGCTTAATTGAGAATACACGTGCCAAAAGTATGGAGAATAATCCTTTGCTTCATACCACGATTTCAGTGGGACTTGCTTCTTATCCGCAACACGCCTTAGTGGCTGAAGACCTCATTAAACATGCTGATGATGCCCTTTACGTTTCAAAGCGTAACGGCAAAAATCAGTTAACCGTCTACAATTCAGACACTAAAACTAAAACTATGTCTCAGCAAAACTCCTGA
- a CDS encoding YitT family protein — MKITKRTKSIAGILAIAAGAIIAAYGVQAFVVPSGLGGGGVGGIALLLYYTFKLPIGLMTFLLNIPLFILGWREINKDFIFKTILGLVIFSIFLDLFKGIQPVPINDIFLGALYGGVFSGISSSIVFRFGGSLGGTDIVSKVIQRRFGVPIGTSALAINSVIILVSWAILGSNRALYTLVNLFVYGRVLDLIQSGVPSKSITIISDQSEALVGRIMADLGRGATFLSGRGAYSNEPKNVVICVVSLPEIGRLKQAVREVDPDAFMIVTNAGEVLGRGFKNE; from the coding sequence ATGAAAATAACGAAACGTACTAAATCAATTGCGGGTATACTGGCAATTGCTGCGGGAGCAATTATTGCAGCCTATGGAGTTCAAGCCTTTGTCGTCCCTTCCGGACTTGGAGGAGGCGGGGTAGGGGGTATTGCGCTTTTGCTATATTATACCTTTAAACTGCCTATTGGTTTGATGACCTTCCTATTAAACATTCCCTTATTCATATTAGGCTGGCGCGAAATTAATAAAGATTTTATTTTCAAAACGATTTTGGGCCTGGTTATCTTTTCTATTTTTTTAGATTTATTTAAAGGTATACAGCCTGTTCCTATTAACGATATCTTCTTAGGAGCACTTTATGGCGGAGTGTTTTCAGGTATTTCCTCAAGTATCGTTTTTCGCTTTGGCGGAAGTCTTGGGGGAACCGATATTGTTTCCAAGGTTATCCAGCGTAGATTCGGTGTGCCCATAGGAACTTCAGCCTTAGCAATTAACAGCGTGATCATTCTCGTTTCATGGGCCATATTGGGCTCTAATAGGGCTCTTTATACCTTAGTCAACCTCTTCGTCTACGGACGAGTCCTTGATCTGATTCAAAGCGGCGTTCCTTCAAAATCCATAACCATTATTTCAGATCAATCGGAAGCCTTAGTTGGTCGAATCATGGCAGACTTAGGCAGAGGAGCTACCTTTCTAAGTGGTCGGGGGGCTTACTCCAACGAGCCTAAAAATGTTGTTATCTGTGTGGTAAGTTTACCTGAGATTGGCCGCTTAAAACAAGCAGTACGTGAGGTAGACCCGGACGCCTTTATGATTGTGACTAACGCAGGAGAAGTCCTTGGCAGAGGGTTTAAAAATGAATAA